From the genome of Vicia villosa cultivar HV-30 ecotype Madison, WI linkage group LG2, Vvil1.0, whole genome shotgun sequence, one region includes:
- the LOC131650513 gene encoding phosphoglucomutase, cytoplasmic, with the protein MVLFNVSRIQTTPFDGQKPGTSGLRKKVKVFVQPHYLENFVQASFNALTEEKVRGATLVVSGDGRYYSEQAIQIITKMAAANGVRRIWIGQNGLLSTPAVSAVIRERVGADGSKATGAFILTASHNPGGPNEDFGIKYNMENGGPAPEGITNKIYENTTTIKEYLIAPDLPNVDISTVGVTNFTGPEGPFDVEVFDSASDYIKLMKSIFDFESIRKLLTSPKFSFCYDSLHGVAGAYAKSIFVDELGAQENSLINCVPKEDFGGGHPDPNLTYAKELVARMGLGKSEPQGEVPEFGAAADGDADRNMVLGKRFFVTPSDSVAIIAANAVEAIPYFSAGLKGVARSMPTSAALDVVAKNLNLKFFEVPTGWKFFGNLMDAGLCSVCGEESFGTGSDHIREKDGIWAVLAWLSILAYKNKDNLESKLVTVEDIVRQHWATYGRHYYTRYDYENVDAGAAKELMAHLVKLQSSLPEVNEIIKGASSDVSKVVHGDEFEYNDPVDGSISSHQGIRYLFEDGSRLIFRLSGTGSEGATIRLYIEQYEKDPSKIGRLSHEALAPLVEAALKLSKMEEFTGRSAPTVIT; encoded by the exons ATGGTGCTCTTCAATGTTTCACGCATTCAAACCACTCCCTTCGATGGACAGAAGCCTGGAACCTCTGGTCTCCGCAAAAAG GTGAAAGTATTTGTACAACCTCATTACCTTGAAAACTTTGTTCAGGCATCATTCAATGCATTAACTGAAGAAAAAGTTAGAG GTGCAACACTAGTTGTATCTGGTGATGGTCGTTATTATTCGGAGCAGGCAATTCAG ATTATAACTAAAATGGCAGCAGCAAATGGAGTAAGACGTATTTGGATTGGTCAGAATGGGTTGCTTTCAACTCCTGCAGTATCTGCTGTTATACGTGAAAGAGTTGGAGCTGAC GGATCCAAGGCAACAGGAGCATTTATACTGACAGCAAGTCACAACCCTGGAGGTCCTAATGAG GACTTTGGGATTAAATATAACATGGAAAACGGTGGACCTGCACCCGAGGGAATTACTAACAAAATATATGAGAACACAACAACAATCAAGGAGTACTTGATTGCTCCAGATCTGCCAAAT GTGGATATCTCCACAGTAGGTGTGACAAACTTTACAGGGCCTGAAGGACCATTTGATGTTGAGGTGTTTGATTCAGCAAGCGATTATATAAAGTTGATGAA GTCAATTTTTGACTTTGAATCTATCAGGAAACTGCTGACATCTCCTAAATTCAGTTTCTG TTATGATTCATTACATGGAGTTGCTGGAGCTTATGCAAAAAGTATTTTTGTGGATGAGCTCGGGGCACAAGAAAACTCTTTGATAAACTGTGTACCAAAG GAAGACTTTGGAGGGGGACACCCAGACCCCAACTTGACATATGCAAAAGAGTTGGTTGCTCGTATGGGATTGGGAAAATCAGAACCACAAGGTGAGGTCCCAGAGTTTGGTGCTGCTGCTGATGGTGACGCAGATCGCAACATGGTACTTGGTAAAAG GTTTTTTGTCACTCCCTCGGACTCTGTGGCCATTATTGCTGCAAATGCTGTTGAAGCAATACCCTACTTTTCTGCTGGCTTAAAGGGAGTTGCCAG GAGCATGCCAACCTCTGCTGCCCTGGATGTTGTAGCGAAGAATCTGAATTTGAAGTTTTTTGAG GTTCCCACGGGTTGGAAATTCTTTGGTAATTTAATGGATGCTGGATTGTGTTCAGTTTGTGGTGAAGAAAGTTTTGGGACTG GTTCGGACCACATTCGTGAGAAGGATGGAATCTGGGCAGTTTTGGCCTGGCTATCCATACTTGCATATAAAAACAAAGATAATCTTGAAAGCAAGCTTGTAACAGTTGAAGACATTGTTCGCCAGCATTGGGCTACTTATGGGCGCCACTATTATACTCGATATGACTACGAA AATGTGGATGCAGGTGCAGCAAAGGAACTGATGGCACATTTGGTCAAACTGCAGTCCTCACTCCCAGAAGTCAATGA GATTATTAAGGGGGCAAGTTCAGATGTGTCAAAGGTTGTCCACGGTGATGAATTTGAATACAATGATCCTGTGGATGGTTCCATTTCATCACACCAGGGCATCCGATATTTGTTTGAGGATGGATCCCGATTG ATCTTCCGCCTCTCTGGAACTGGATCAGAAGGTGCAACTATTCGACTATACATCGAGCAATATGAGAAGGATCCATCAAAGATTGGGAGGCTTTCACATGAAGCACTTGCACCTCTT GTGGAG